AAAAAGAAGtaaagcattttaaatcacattgaaaaagatagtaataataatttatataatttcttcacccaaaaatgaaaattctgtcattaattactcaccctcatgatgttccaaacccgtaaaaccgccgttcatcttcagaatacaaattaaggttatttttgttgaaatctgagagcaatctgaccctccacagacagcaaggggtaaaaatggtccatgtgacatcagtggttcaaccgtaattttctgaaactacgagaatactttttgtgtgcaatgaaagaaagaaaaaaaaaaacgactttattcaacaaatgtCTCCTTCGTGTCATCCTGGCACTATTTTGGAGAGTATTAAGATGCATGTGCAtgctttgatctgaacgtaaacaacatTATGCATCGTGACACTCtccaaaaaagtattctcatagctttgtgaaattgcggttgaaccactaatgtcacatggactatttgaACCTCttactgtctatgcagggtctaagagctctcggatttcaacaaaaatatattaatttgtgttttgaaggttaacgaaggtcttacaggtttggaacgatatgagggtgagaaattaatgacagaattttcatttttgggtgaactatccatttaagcattatttctgtgtaaattataaaaaaggaagacaaacacatattgttattgtaataatactgtcaaactttacataaaaacaatattaattattaagttgatgttgtttttgttttttttccaatatcTGCAGGTGTTTAAAGACTCTCTCATCCGGCAGACAACCGGCGATAAGAAGAACCCATTCCGTTACTTCAGTAAGCAGGAGCTGTATGAACTGTTTAAACTCGAAGACACACGCTCATCCAACACTCAGCAGCAGCTTCAGGCAATGCATTCACAAAACCGCCGCTCTGACACCAGCCTGGACCATCACATCGCTCGCCTTCACACCATGGAGATGTTCGGCATCTCCGATCATGACCTCATGTTCACTAAAGAGGTGGCAGCCGATGAAGACGACCCTGAGGACGCAGAGTCACATCACTACATACAAACACGTGTCCAGAAAGCACAAGAGCTCATGCAGGCAGAATCAGAACTGCACGGCCAGCTCTTGGACAGCATGGCCCAGAACACTGAACCCGCTTGGCTCAGGCAAATGGACCAGCCGAAATCTGCTGGTAGAGACCACCCGGCCCCCCCACGTGTCAAAAAAGACCCTGTGACAGTGGATCTGACACATAACAGTTATGATGAGTCAGAACTAGAGGAAGATGAGCAAAACTTTCCACCAGTTAAGGATGCGGAGGTGGAAGTTGTAAGTGAAGAAGTACAAATTGTAGATGAAGAAGACCAAGTTGAAAATGAGTATCCTTGGTCTGCTGGAGAAAGGAATGTGCATGTTAGCCCCACTGCTGACAAGCTAGCTCATGCTGTGATCACGCTGGATGACAGTTTAGATGAGGAGGACAAGTTTAACGGTAATGAAGCATCAGAGAAACAAAACTTGCCAAGTCCTTCTCACCAGTTTCCAAAGTTGGAAGAACTTTCTATAGCATCGGATACTCTTGGTAACGAAGAGTCTCAGGTGGACAAGCCtaatttaaagatgttttcaCCACCCCATTGTCCAAATGAGGCCACAGCAGGAGAGTCTTTCAAAGCAGAGGTGGAAGTGCTTCAGGGAAACTTCAACTTGCAGCTGGAGGACAGTGCAGATATGTTCTCTGTCGAAGAAGAGGAAGTTTGTGATGTTGAGGAGTCGCTAGCCGAGGAAAGTAACGGATTTCAGCTTCAGATGGACATCAGTGGAGAAAGGCTAGAAGAAGCGAGTATCCATAAAAGCAGACAAGATGGTAACCAAAACAATGTTGAAATCAGCAACTGTAACAACAGTGAGGTCTTCAGCCTTAACACTGGTGAAGTCAGCAAGCATGAATCTCTTCTGAGGATCCGTTCTGCTCCGGACACACCTGCTGACGACTCCTTTGTGCATTCAGTTCGGAGAAAGAAAAGGCAGGTCATCTCTGAcactgatgaagaagaagaagaggaggaggaggaggagtcagAGAAGCCATGTTTAACAAGCAGTCCATTGACTGGTGGCCTCGGCAGGCTGGGATCTTCAACACCAAAATCCACTTTGATTGATGGCAGGCAACTCCAGCGCAGCTTGAACACTTCGGTGGCATCAAGAAGGTCCTTCGTTGTGTCCATGCTGGAGAATGAGTCCGATGAGGAGTCAGGAGAGCCCAGTGAAGACAAAACCAAATCCTATGAGATTTCAGAAGCTAGTGAAAGTCATGCTGATGAATCCGTGGTGGAAGAAGAGGAGCCCAGTGGAGAGACTTTGAACTCAGAAGAGTCTGAAAGTCATGAGGAGCTTGAAGTGGTGGAAGAAAGCATTGAATCAAGAGGAGACCAGGAGCATGAAGAGTGGCACAGTGCCCTGCTTGAATCCACTGCTGATGTTGAACTAGACTCTAATGAAATGATGGACCAGTGTGCCCCTAAAACATTGCCTCCAGAAACACACGTTCTTCCTGCTAGCTCCACAGGCAGTGATGTGACTGCTGCTAAACCCTCTGAGAACACATATGAGATGCTGGTCCTGTCTGGAAAACAGTGTTTGGCAGAAGGGAGGAAGCAGGCAGCTCTGGATTTCTTTCTAAAAGCCATAGACATTAATACTGGTGATGCTGAGATCCAGCTCTTGATCATTCAGTTGTACAGACAACTAAGCCAAtagcaaaattaaaatgtgcGTTATCATTTATGTACCATGTttgacataacttttttttttgtctgttggtAAAAAGAAGTTGCAGACTGCATGCGACTGAAACATGCTGAACTGATCAGAGGAACtacttaagaaaaaatatgttgtcTATCTTAATACTGTTTGTCGATTTTCCCAGTAATTCCtcttcatgtttatttgtttacttaaattTCCTTGTTTCATTGGTTTCAAACTGTTCGATTGATCATATTCTATGTACAACAattgtggagaaaaaaataaattctcaagTTTCATATCCTGTATGATTTTTCTGCATTCCAGATGTGAATCtgcattttagaattttattatcTGAATATCAAACCTTATCTGATCTTAAAGTTCTTTTTTGCATGAACTTTATTTTCTGTGCTCATTGGTCCTGTGTAACAGATCTAGCATATACagtttataattacattttctgcCCATATGCTTTTCTACCAAAGTAGATTAAGTACATTAAAATCAATACAGTAATATGTATTACTAGAAAGGTTTTACCCTGTGAAAGAAAATAATCTTATCATTGCATTTATTATCTAACAGTAGAtcagataaaatgataaaacaaagacCAATAGTGTGCTGATACATTTCAGTGgccattatatttatattaaaaaaaaaaaacgctacttACACAAAATATTATGAATCATGCAGCCGGAGTGGTAATTTATATTCTGATAATATATCGTCTTTTTCAAAGTGTGCCTATAAACCAGGTCTTATGTATATTACGTGTAACAAGAGATTAGAAAGTAACTGGAGATGATAGGGCACTACAGATGAATTGTTAGTGCAACAAGGGGGTGTTAAAAGACTAGAAAAGAAATCCATCAAGTACAGGAGACACATGAGCTGGTAAAGACAGTTTATTGGTTTATTTCTAGGCATATAGTTATGGCTTGATGCTCATGCCACCATGCACATCATCTACAGTAATCACAACTTAAAGTCACTGCTGTACTGTATTTAGTGATTGAAGCTGAGACACTTGGAGAAGTTTAGAAGTTCCCTGCAGGCTAATTTAACAGTTTTTCAAGTAAGCTTTTTTTGTGCATCCACACTATACAGAACAATTAAACAAAGCCGTCAACTCTCATACCCACCCACTCCAAACATATGTATACCTGCAACACCCATAGACTAATGAAGTGTTCAGGTAAGTAAAAGCACATCAATGGGTTTTTGGTTTGGACCACAACACTTTCCTTCTTTAATGTTAAGGAATAAAGTCAGGACTCCAATATAACTGGTTTACATTTGTCAAAAGAACTTCTGAGACTGAAACTACATTGTTAAGCACAGTAATGACACCGGAGGAAAAATATGACACTAATTACTGGTAAACTAGGGCTTTAAAATGGGCTTACTGCCATTAAttctttttataatatacatGCTGTATTCACTGATGGTCATATTTCTCTAATGTGCTAATGTCCTGTGGTACAAGCATTTCATAGCAAACTGGGGGATTAATACAGTGTGATGCAATGCAGGAGATGTTAGTTGAGCTTAAAATACACAGCaatttctcaacaaaacagtTCATAATAATACTGTTACCAATGAGAGAGCGAGTCGACTGACAAAGAAACCTTTTATCATGTATTCTAACTACAAAGagttaatatttcacactatttatTACTTCATACAGTTATGCTTTCTAAAATATAAGTGCAACCAATCAGTgttctgtctctatccattaatGACGATGTCATTGGAAAATGCTGAACTCTGGCATAAGATACCAAGATACCTTCAAAGTATTATGTCCAAACCCTCTTACCAGGAATTTTAGCCATCCACATCTGTACgtatataaacatacaacacacacGTTTGGTGAACACTACACACTTGAATTAAATTCCGTCTATAATACTGAACCACAGCTTCAATACACTTGGTTTTTGTGCTGTAAAGATTAAAGGCAGAAGGACATCATTTTTAATGGGGACAACATTGAAACCAGACAGACAAATTTCGCACTCATGCCCAGGAGTATTGTCTTCCTTCATTTCcactttctttccttttctgttAAAATGAGATGAGCAGTTATCCCATTGCAGTCAGCTGCACCAATGCAGTCTGTCATATTACCTGGTAAATAGAGGAAAATATGTCTTTATGATGACAAATCTGTATGAAGTGTAGACCTGTTGCTGATTACATCTATTCTCATGCAAAAGTATACAAATTGCATTCAACCGAACTTGTACCATTATTGTACGTGGTGTTTGTCAGAGGCTGGAGGGTTGGTGGGAATGAGTTTGGAATCGGATCCAGGGCTACAGACCCCTTCTATTAGATTCTTGTTGCAGTCGCCCAGGCTGGCAGCAGGAGAGAGTCTGGGATAAGCTACTTGTCCAGTCAGATCCAACAGGTCCTCTAGAGCACGCATGTTATTCATTCCATTCTGCTGGGGAGAGTTCACTGGCGAGAATTCGGGGATGGAAATTAGTTCCTCCTTCGAAACTGGGCTGAgaatacaaaaaacaaagaagaCCACAAGATTCCCTGTAAATTTGAGGTACCGAGGTAGTTAGGCCTCATACCCCCCAAATGTTGATAATGGGTCAGTCTCTATTCAGAATAATGAATTGCATACCAAAgatacaaaatacagaaaaatatacattatgaaatgtatttttactgctaaataaatatgttaaatattttctcgAAATCGATTGAATATgggatttatatatttaattgtatgaatgtactttgtaatttatatttactttCTTACATAATTTATTGTGtaacatgttgttttatttacatctgtctgtttttgtacttttttctgtaCAATATATAATCTGTCTTGTATAAACCAGGTCTCAATAATGATTATATTACATATAGCAGTATAGGAGATGACAGGTTGCTGCAGATTAGTGtgtgtaaacacattttatttgaatttattttttcagattttttaacctttttgtcTTACTGGGATGCAGTTCCTACCTGGTTGGTGTAGGGCAGTCCAGTGTACAGGATATGTTGACACAGTCATTGTGTCAAACTCACCTAACCTCCATGTACTGCACTTCATCTGCCGCTCCGCTCTTCCCCTCCAGACGAATAAGAGGCAGAGGGGGTTTTGACTCTGGCAACGGGGTCAAGGAAGAGGGTGGGTCGTCGTTCCCTCCCTCCTTTGGTTTCTGTGTTATCATATGTCCACCAGCCTGAGAGACAGTCTTTGCTTGTGGGATAGTTACCATTGAGCTCCTCTGTCCGTTAGCACAAGGGATGTCAGACTTCTTCACAGTGATGTCCTTCTCGGGTCCCTGAGCTGTGGCCTGTCCATTCATTTGTACAGAATCAGGTGTTTTCACTTGGATACTGGCCTCCTGTTTGTCCACCTGAGTGATAGTTTGGCTTTTTCCATTGGTCATGTTGTTGTGAGTGGGAGTATTTGCAGGTGCTTTCACTTGGGATTTACTGTCTGTCATCACAATACTCTTAATATTTGCTACTGTGTTTTCAGGCGAGCTCTTCAGCGGGGTTACCTGCACCTTTGCTGCTAATGCGTCTTCTCGCTTTATCTCCTCCTTCATTTGTAAACTTTGGGTCTTTACCTCTTCGCTCTCTTGTCTAACAGTCTTTGCATTCTCTtcacttaccttttctttctCTTGTGTTTTAACTGCAGTAGGGTTCATGTTCACATGGGCGTTCGAGGAGGGATTTTTTGAGGGCATGTGAGCAGGTGACTTCATCTGCTCATTTGCACATCCATTCTCTGGTGGTTTCCCTGGACTCTCCTGTTTGTCGGTCTGGTCGTGCACAGAGGTTGTCTGAATGGAGTTGGCCTGAGATTTGACTTCAGCATTTGAGATCAAATGGTTATGACCTGAGAAGAAAATAGTGTTGAACAGTTATAATAGTGAATGATATTTTAAGATTGATATTAGTCTGCAAATTTTTAACAGATGTCAAaggcacacatttttttaaaggcacCTAAGGAAaaaccacatactgtatatattacatatattttggtATAAATTGTTTTACATATAAGTTGTTTGTtggtaatgtttttgaatattttaccttttttctttaatatattttaaaatgtaatttattcctgtgatagcaaagctaagTGATTAGAAATttttctaatttgctgatttggtcctcaagaaacatgacttcttatcaatgttaaaaacagttgtgctgcttaatatttttgtggtaaccatGAGACACTGCTTTCAtggttctttgatgaatgaatAGTTCagagaataatttttatttgaaatacatattaTTGTAACACGTATTTACTGCCACTTtagttcaatttaatgcatcctttctaagtattatagtgtaaataatatttcactagtAGTAGATATTTTTCTAGCGCAAGACtacaaaacatttcttaacatattataaatatatgagtCACATTCGAGATGACTAGTGACGGCAAGACAACTGAACTGAACATTTTGTACACtggttgtttttgtattttgtgattcATTATATGCAATGTGTCACAAACACATCTTTCTAAAACACCTAATATAGTAAAAAACCACACAAATGACTGCAACTTAATGCAGAGCAGACTAAATATAGTCAGTGCAGCCTTTGAACAGATCACCTTGAACACAGCCTTTGACAGAGAATACGGTCCCCTGCTGCCCTCTCCTGCCACTGCTGCAGATACTGCAGCGATGGAAAAATACCAGCAGGGCTGGCCTGATACATTAGCAGTATATACACATTTGCCTCTAGGGTGAGAACAGTCTAAAACGGACTATGACTGGCAGTAGTGAACACTTTTAGATGCATTCACAAAACAGGCAACCCTCAGTGCATGGGTAACATTTCTAAGGATAGCCAGATAGAAAAAACACCCAATAATACTTCAAAATGTTGTTATTAACATGGGTTTTAACAGTGTTTGGTGTGTGATTGTGAGCGTGAGAGAGCAGGGTTGAGTCGTACCTGGAGGAGAGTTGGGGTGGGAGACAGGAGACAAGGGCTCTGGGCTGTCCTCTCTCTGTGGGAATATCAGGTCATTCTGTTACTTTACCTTTCAGAGTAATCATTTACgctctactttttttttacttaacacaAAAAGGGGTATTTACGTCACATTCACATGGATGGTAATCCATGCAGGTATTTGTCTTAGCTGTACAAGTCTAATTTAACTGCTTTTTTTGTGATGAGTAACACTTTACTACTGTACAGTGTAGTACAAACTTTATTCAGCTCACTGAAGACACTGAACAGTTATAAAGTTAAATGTGATGGACAGTTTGTTTCTCACTGATACCTTCATCTCACCATCACTCTTCCTGGTTCTCTTCATTATTTCTTCAATTCTCtgcagagaacaatttaaaaacattttagtatttttctatggattgattttataatatattatacagatttattatattattatgattattatttcttaatattaattgtattttaatatcattattaataaggATTGTATGATCCCTGTAAAATATCAATATGCAAGACATTTAAAGTGTAactaaagtatacttgcaatagttccacttcaGCACAGTCAAATACACATCAGTATATCTAACTTTTAGACCTCAGCACAATtgaagtgcattaagtacaaaattagttccAGTTCCAGTTTAGCAgattttaagtataccagtttagtatactaaaagtacaattgcaggcaGGGTGCAATTTTTTACGGAGCAcataaatttgtaaatgtattcatagcatacttagcatgaaataaatgtatttcaaatacattttagtatgtttATGTTTCACTAGGGGTGGCTTGCTGCTGGTCGTGTTACCTTTTTTCGCTGTTGTCTTTCCTGTTCCTCCTGCTGTTTGAAAAGCTCTCTCTCCTGCTGCTGACGCTCAGCATCCTTTTGAGCACGAATATCTGCCTCCTCTTTCtattaaacacacagacacaactgAAGGTTAGGAATCTACAGAGAGATCGACTGATAGATAGACTGATAAAGATATGAGAACCATATTTAACTGCAGTATGTACTTGGCCTTATTATTTGATTCCATCGTATCTCTTATGGAGAAATGGAAGATTTAGAAGAGTGGAGTAAAGAAAAGGATGCTGAGTGAAAATAAATTTGGGACCCATGTAAAATGACTTATTGTCAGTGTTTGTTGTTGGCTTTGAAACACAATATTACGTTCTTCAGAAGTTTAGAGCAAGCTAATGCCTTTTGGTCCAGTGACTAAAAAGGCTAATTTCACTTTAAATCTTCTGACCTCTTTCTCCATCTGAGCCTGAAGCTCCTTCTCCTTCTGTTTTTtctcctcctgctctctcttcTTCCGTTCCTGCTCTTGTCTACATTTCTCCTCCTCAGCTTGACAAGCTTTTTCTTTGAGTCGAGCTCTTTCCTCCAGCTGCCTCTTCTTAAGCTGCTCACTCTTTATTCTGAAAATTACACAGACCAACACAGTTTCATGAGAAAACGTCACTCTAGTGCCTTTTATCCTGCACCACCAAAATCTCACTCTTGTATTCAAGTGACATTCAAACATCACACTGGAAAagtattaaaatcattatttcgtgcatttaacattttaaatgatcttttatttatgtctttttatatGATACCTTTCAGACTTATAATTGTACAGCATTTTGGTACTTTGTGGTTTTTAAGTtctttataaatacatttgaattgaaaaacacatacagaaagcACCTTCAAAACTGGCAGAAACCCCACAGATTAAAATTTCTAGCACAAgattcaaaaacatttgttaacACAGTTATGCAACACATACGCAAACGCTTTGTACACTAGTTCAGAGATATACAGCAtcagtcatacacacacatacttttcCTGCTCCTCCAATTCCCTGCGTTGTTTCTCCTCCTGTTCCTTCAGAACTCTGGCCAGACGTCTGCGTTCTGCAAGCAGACGAGACGCCTCCTCAGCGTCTGTCGTTCCAGCAACCGCCTTGCCAGGAGAGTTCAGAGGTGAAGGATCTGTGAGAGAGTAAAACAAGATACGCGAGTGTAAATCATCTTCACAATTTAACGCTGCTGTGAATGAGAAAAGCATAAATACAACTGATGAATATCATTGCAGTTAAAATGAGTTTAAACAAGTCCAAAAAATAAGGAAGACCACAAATCAGGATCCCTTTAGTCTCAAGGACCTAATTTATATAGTAACTATTTTATACTAATGAGGCTATGTATGCATGGTTTACAATATTATCAAAATCTTATAGTGTAGACATAGTCATATATAGTGAATAAATGTCAACAGCACCAGTATCTATCATGATCGATATagatagaaatattttatatattatttttatattttttataagaaactgaaagatattttataaaaatctatttcaaatacatttttttatgtttcaccAGGGGTGGCTTGCTGTTGGaacagatatataatatatatatatatatatatatatatatatatatatatatatatatatatatatatatatatatatatatatatatatatacatatatacatatatatatatatatatacatatatatatacatatatatatatatatatatatatatatatatatatatgtatgtatgtatgtatgtatgtatatgtatatatatgtgtgtgtgtgtgtgtgtgtgtgtgtgtatacacatatatacatacatataattttttatgcatttaaaatatattttatttttgtatttttataagaTATCTTTCAGTTTCTTATAACTGTATAGCAGTTGTGGTTTTTGAGTGCTTtccaaatagacaaaaaaaacacacacccaaaAAGCACCTGCAATGCTGGCAGAAAcaccacagattaaaaaaaaaaatttgtatgtatgtgtatatatatacacattaaaaatatgtgtatatataatatataatataataatatatatatttatgtatgataaAGTAAGTCTGCACTAGTGCGCTGAAGGAGGTTCATATTGTCTTCCAGGTTTCAGACCCACCTGCAGTCACATCATTACAGTTTGATTTGGGATGTTTTTTCTCAGGGGTCTCCAgcatttcattctttttctgtTGGTTTTCCAAAACTACACTTTTCTTCTCCTTTGACCCATTAATGTGATTTTCTATCTTCATTGTTCTTCTTTCTGGAGGTGGTGTGCTGGAAACACTTGTCTCCATTTTTGGTTCCTTATCCAGACTTTCATTGTTAGGGCTCCTGTTCTGATGGATTTCAGCCTTGAGAGACCTGCCCTCCTTAGGATCCTGACTTCTGATGTCTTCAGCTTGCTTGTCTTCTGTCTTCCTGTTGCTGTCACTGGCCGGTGTGGATGGTCTGTGTTTCATAGGGGAGGGTGGATACTGCCGCACTGTACAGGGCGACTGAGTACGACTCTTAGGCAATAACTCAATGCATACAAACAGAGAGCTGATTCAGATGCTTATAGTCAGCACATTACTGATAAAACATGTAATTAATCAGAGGTCACTTTGTCAACATCTTACATAtatactgaaaataatatatataggtaAGTGTGGATGTGTGTATGTATCTTACTTAGGTGTGGCAGGTGAGGCAGAGCGCCGGGTAACATCAGCAGGAGATTTAGCACGCCGAACCGGAGAACCTGTGGCTGGAGAGCCAGTCCTCCTCTCTCTACGCAATCTCTCTTTCtgcaacaaacacaaataattcaCAGAAAAATGTCATAACATTCCACTGGGGAATTCCAAAGAGCAGTCTAAGAAACCAATAATCTGCTGTTTTAAACCACTTGAAAACAGATTTCATCTCCAAATCAGTTTTTCCAGAAGTCAACTATTTATTTCTGCCTTTACACCTGGATTATCTTTGATAAGttgattaaatataattaaagatcAACTTTGTTTGACAGAGTAGATGTAAAAAGGCAATGGCAATTCTGCTTtcccctagtaaaaaagtaatatatttaaaatacatttatttcatactgagTATAGTTTAAATCTATtgacatatttactgacatattacTCGAGActtgctgcttaaaaaaaataaaaataactataaataaactttgtgcacattgcacattttataatattaagcctaaaatgcattttaatgccacccctgatgaggattgtatgatctttgattAATATCagccttta
The sequence above is drawn from the Cyprinus carpio isolate SPL01 chromosome B5, ASM1834038v1, whole genome shotgun sequence genome and encodes:
- the ercc6l gene encoding DNA excision repair protein ERCC-6-like; the encoded protein is MQGNKVEEITDKLQGYLSLDTENMDKYDRYRQEGKEAAMSGDLPRALELFQLAYQLQPSDKLKKRIQAVQDLIQRDDEEEEEEEEFVDVNNCGLKLYKGLYNKLYDHQKDGVAFLYSLYRDGRKGGILADDMGLGKTIQVISFLSGMYDAELANHTLLVMPTSLIKNWVREFAKWTPGMRVKEFHGASKTERNRNLERIQRRGGVIITTYQMLINNYEQLGSYDQREFKWDYVILDEAHKIKTSSTKTAKSAHAIPAKHRVLLTGTPVQNNLREMWALFDFACHGSLLGTSKTFKTEYENPITRAREKDATPGEKALGLRISQNLMDIITPYFLRRTKADVQQKKQKREEGFKDEEDQENKCPNADEGVEMPSLTRKNDLIVWTYLSSVQEDIYNQFISLDHIKELLMTTRSPLAELTVLKKLCDHPRLLSNRAVTQLGLEQGSVSDAIHPGDETESAVGQIDTISDDTLVAESGKLQFLVSLLECLREEGHRTLIFSQSRKMLDIMERVLRNRNFRLLRLDGTVTQLAEREKRIMLFQTDKRYTIFLLTTQVGGVGITLTAANRVVIFDPSWNPATDAQAVDRAYRIGQTENVIIYRLITCGTVEERIYRRQVFKDSLIRQTTGDKKNPFRYFSKQELYELFKLEDTRSSNTQQQLQAMHSQNRRSDTSLDHHIARLHTMEMFGISDHDLMFTKEVAADEDDPEDAESHHYIQTRVQKAQELMQAESELHGQLLDSMAQNTEPAWLRQMDQPKSAGRDHPAPPRVKKDPVTVDLTHNSYDESELEEDEQNFPPVKDAEVEVVSEEVQIVDEEDQVENEYPWSAGERNVHVSPTADKLAHAVITLDDSLDEEDKFNGNEASEKQNLPSPSHQFPKLEELSIASDTLGNEESQVDKPNLKMFSPPHCPNEATAGESFKAEVEVLQGNFNLQLEDSADMFSVEEEEVCDVEESLAEESNGFQLQMDISGERLEEASIHKSRQDGNQNNVEISNCNNSEVFSLNTGEVSKHESLLRIRSAPDTPADDSFVHSVRRKKRQVISDTDEEEEEEEEEESEKPCLTSSPLTGGLGRLGSSTPKSTLIDGRQLQRSLNTSVASRRSFVVSMLENESDEESGEPSEDKTKSYEISEASESHADESVVEEEEPSGETLNSEESESHEELEVVEESIESRGDQEHEEWHSALLESTADVELDSNEMMDQCAPKTLPPETHVLPASSTGSDVTAAKPSENTYEMLVLSGKQCLAEGRKQAALDFFLKAIDINTGDAEIQLLIIQLYRQLSQ